A stretch of Rhododendron vialii isolate Sample 1 chromosome 4a, ASM3025357v1 DNA encodes these proteins:
- the LOC131324085 gene encoding inorganic phosphate transporter 1-1-like → MPREQLEVLNALDVAKTQLYHFTAIVIAGMGFFTDAYDLFSISVVTKLLGRIYYTEPNAPKPGVLPVKISAAVTGVALVGTLFGQLFFGWLGDKMGRKKVYGITLALMIFCSLASGLSFGHHARGTMATLCFFRFWLGFGIGGDYPLSATIMSEYANKKTRGSFIAAVFAMQGFGILTGGIVGLIVSAAFEHGITVYSYNANPELSLPPRADYVWRIILMFGAVPAAMTYYWRMQMPETARYTALIAKNAKQAADDMAKVLNVEIDPEEAKLEKLTEEPSNQFGLFSKEFLHRHGLHLLGTTTCWFLLDIAFYSQNLFQKNIFTAINWLPSAGKMSAIQEVYKVSRAQTLIALCGTVPGYWFTVFLIDRIGRFTIQLQGFFFMTVFMFALGIPFHHWTLHKVPFIIMYSLTFFFSNFGPNATTFVVPAEIFPARLRSTCHGISAAAGKAGAIVGAFGFLYASESDHVLEDDAGYPKGIGVKYSLIILGFVSLFGMVFTFLVPEPNGKSLEEMSGENEDDTIDAAYESTPDKQGAYNRTVPV, encoded by the coding sequence ATGCCGAGAGAACAATTGGAAGTGCTAAATGCACTTGATGTGGCAAAAACCCAATTGTACCATTTCACTGCAATCGTAATTGCAGGCATGGGCTTCTTCACTGATGCCTATGATCTCTTCAGCATTTCCGTCGTCACAAAGTTACTCGGCCGAATCTACTACACCGAGCCCAATGCCCCCAAGCCCGGTGTGTTACCAGTCAAAATTTCAGCCGCGGTTACCGGTGTTGCCCTAGTTGGCACCTTATTCGGCCAACTCTTCTTCGGTTGGCTCGGTGACAAAATGGGTCGCAAAAAGGTTTACGGTATAACACTGGCTCTCATGATTTTCTGCTCTCTCGCCTCTGGTCTTTCTTTCGGTCATCATGCAAGGGGTACGATGGCCACTCTCTGTTTCTTCCGATTTTGGCTTGGGTTTGGCATTGGAGGTGATTACCCGCTGTCTGCCACCATCATGTCCGAATACGCAAACAAGAAGACTCGAGGATCGTTTATAGCTGCCGTATTCGCAATGCAAGGGTTCGGAATATTAACCGGTGGAATTGTCGGTCTCATAGTCTCGGCCGCATTCGAACATGGGATCACAGTTTATTCGTATAATGCCAATCCCGAATTATCCCTGCCACCCCGGGCCGACTACGTTTGGCGCATTATACTAATGTTTGGGGCCGTTCCAGCTGCAATGACTTACTACTGGCGTATGCAGATGCCCGAGACTGCCCGTTACACTGCTCTTATTGCGAAAAATGCCAAACAAGCAGCCGACGACATGGCTAAGGTGTTAAATGTGGAAATAGACCCCGAAGAGGCCAAGCTAGAGAAACTCACCGAAGAACCCTCCAATCAATTTGGATTGTTTTCGAAAGAATTTCTTCATCGCCACGGGCTTCACTTACTTGGCACCACGACCTGTTGGTTCTTACTCGATATCGCCTTCTACAGCCAAAATCTATTCCAGAAAAACATATTCACAGCAATTAACTGGCTCCCTTCCGCTGGGAAGATGAGTGCGATTCAAGAGGTTTATAAAGTCTCAAGAGCCCAAACCCTTATTGCCCTATGCGGTACCGTGCCGGGGTACTGGTTTACAGTGTTTCTAATCGATAGAATCGGGAGATTTACCATTCAATTGCAGGGTTTCTTCTTCATGACCGTGTTCATGTTTGCACTCGGGATACCTTTCCATCACTGGACATTGCATAAGGTTCCATTCATCATAATGTACTCCCTCAcgtttttcttttccaatttcgGGCCAAATGCCACAACATTTGTAGTGCCGGCGGAGATCTTTCCGGCCCGACTTAGGTCCACTTGCCACGGAATATCGGCTGCAGCAGGAAAGGCGGGTGCCATTGTTGGGGCGTTTGGGTTTTTGTATGCGTCCGAGTCCGATCATGTCTTAGAGGACGATGCAGGGTACCCCAAGGGTATCGGTGTAAAGTACTCACTCATTATACTTGGTTTTGTGTCTCTCTTCGGAATGGTGTTTACTTTCCTCGTCCCGGAGCCCAATGGGAAATCGCTCGAGGAAATGTCAGGTGAGAATGAGGATGACACAATTGATGCAGCTTACGAGTCCACGCCGGACAAACAGGGCGCTTATAACCGGACCGTGCCTGTTTAA
- the LOC131324086 gene encoding F-box/kelch-repeat protein At3g06240-like, whose protein sequence is MEKEAIPAELIVGEILWRLPVKPLARFRSVCKTWNSIISSDPKFAILQLKNSSTVRTCVDRQRVMLWHRLDCSSAFFLEKKNSIFSIEKIDTSPIKVNKASSSSYSIVASCDGLVCVRQQIKNEVALVSNSIMFWNPLTRETKRVSDPPTFPPSTNWFNYGLGYDSSTDDYKLVQINIGFENNETGLFQQNKVGVFSLRTNSWRQIQDFPATKICSLQPGVFINGALHWTCFYKDSPDYHFKVVSFCLEMEKYTLLDITAIDFPLRNFVVGIQVLGDNLAVYYPSNENRSYHLLFNNLYDNSESWTEHTVTLPYGDLFFPVYLLENGEVLFQVRKGQFGVYCLRYGTFERLHIRGLPKTFQALTFSESLISPNTYKGTKI, encoded by the coding sequence ATGGAGAAGGAAGCAATCCCAGCAGAACTGATAGTGGGGGAGATCTTGTGGAGGCTCCCAGTGAAGCCTCTTGCACGTTTCAGGTCAGTCTGCAAGACCTGGAATTCTATAATATCTTCCGATCCCAAGTTCGCTATTCTTCAGCTCAAGAATTCATCAACTGTTAGAACTTGTGTAGATCGCCAAAGAGTCATGCTTTGGCATCGTTTGGATTGCTCCTCTGCTTTcttcctagaaaagaaaaacagtatATTTTCTATCGAAAAGATCGATACCAGCCCCATCAAAGTTAACaaggcttcttcttcttcttattcaaTTGTGGCCTCGTGTGATGGCTTGGTCTGCGTAcgtcaacaaataaaaaatgaagttgCCTTAGTCAGCAATTCGATTATGTTCTGGAACCCATTAACAAGAGAGACCAAGAGAGTCTCTGATCCGCCCACCTTTCCCCCTTCAACCAACTGGTTCAACTATGGTCTCGGTTACGATTCTTCTACTGATGACTACAAGTTAGTTCAGATCAACATTGGCTTTGAGAACAATGAGACTGGGTTGTTTCAACAAAACAAAGTCGGCGTCTTTTCCTTGAGAACCAACTCTTGGAGGCAGATTCAAGACTTCCCTGCTACTAAAATTTGTTCCCTTCAACCTGGGGTATTCATCAATGGAGCTCTCCATTGGACCTGTTTTTATAAGGATTCGCCCGACTACCATTTCAAGGTTGTTTCTTTCTGTCTAGAAATGGAGAAATATACACTGCTGGACATAACTGCCATTGATTTTCCGTTGCGCAACTTTGTTGTTGGGATTCAGGTTCTGGGCGATAATTTAGCTGTATATTATCCTTCCAATGAGAACAGGTCTTATCATTTATTGTTTAACAATCTCTATGACAATAGTGAGTCTTGGACAGAACATACAGTCACCCTTCCCTATGGTGATTTGTTCTTTCCGGTGTACCTGTTGGAGAATGGTGAAGTCTTGTTCCAAGTGAGAAAAGGTCAATTCGGGGTTTACTGTTTGAGGTATGGTACATTTGAGCGTTTACACATCCGTGGCCTGCCCAAAACTTTCCAAGCACTGACCTTTTCCGAGTCCCTTATTTCGCCGAATACATATAAGGGGACAAAGATTTGA
- the LOC131323959 gene encoding early nodulin-75-like: MSLLSYLLLLLLVVVSLTSTPSTADDHHHPPEERPPREEPPHEHDPHRPGPPDHKPPFSDGHKEEPPKENSPHRRLLQRGPVEPSKPGPEDHLPPKEEPPHEHDPHRPGPPDHKPPLSTGLKEEPHHEHGPPEHRPPHEHGPLEHRSPHEHGPEHRPEHKLPHEHGPPERKTLMSHESLKEHKEHKGHKPPHEGHPPLDHKPVEESHKEHKGHKGHPPKEELPHRRLLQGGPIDPRKPNPSHRPPKEDPPHEHDPHKPGPPDHKPSLSNGPEEEGHHEHGPPEHEPPHERGPPEHEPPHEHGPPEHKPPREHGPPEQKTLMNQESLKEHKGHKGHPPLDHEPAQESLKEHKEHKEHKEHKGHKPPHKGHPPLNGR; the protein is encoded by the coding sequence ATGTCACTCCTCTCCTATTTGCTCTTGCTACTGCTGGTAGTGGTGTCGCTCACCTCCACTCCCTCCACCGCTGATGATCACCACCACCCACCGGAGGAAAGGCCTCCAAGAGAAGAGCCCCCACATGAACATGATCCGCATAGGCCTGGCCCACCGGATCACAAGCCTCCATTTTCTGATGGGCATAAAGAAGAGCCACCTAAAGAAAACTCACCTCATCGTCGCCTCCTTCAAAGGGGCCCGGTTGAACCAAGTAAACCTGGGCCAGAAGACCATTTACCTCCGAAAGAAGAGCCCCCACATGAACATGATCCACACAGGCCTGGCCCACCGGATCACAAGCCTCCTCTTTCTACTGGGCTTAAAGAAGAGCCACATCATGAGCATGGACCACCGGAGCATAGGCCGCCGCATGAGCATGGCCCATTGGAGCACAGGTCACCTCATGAGCACGGGCCAGAGCACAGACCAGAGCACAAGCTGCCGCATGAGCATGGGCCGCCGGAACGCAAGACACTCATGAGTCATGAGTCGCTCAAAGAACATAAGGAACACAAGGGACATAAGCCTCCTCACGAGGGTCACCCTCCTCTAGATCATAAGCCTGTTGAGGAGTCACATAAGGAACATAAGGGACATAAGGGTCACCCTCCTAAGGAGGAGCTGCCACACCGCCGCCTCCTTCAGGGAGGACCAATTGACCCGCGAAAACCAAACCCAAGCCATAGACCTCCAAAAGAAGATCCCCCACATGAGCATGATCCACACAAGCCTGGCCCACCGGATCACAAGCCTTCGCTTTCTAATGGGCCTGAAGAAGAGGGCCATCATGAGCATGGGCCACCAGAGCACGAGCCACCACATGAGCGTGGGCCGCCAGAGCACGAGCCACCGCACGAGCATGGGCCACCAGAGCACAAGCCACCACGTGAGCATGGGCCGCCGGAGCAAAAGACACTCATGAATCAGGAGTCACTCAAGGAACATAAGGGACATAAGGGTCACCCTCCACTAGATCATGAGCCTGCTCAGGAGTCACTCAAGGAACATAAGGAGCACAAGGAACATAAGGAGCACAAGGGACATAAGCCACCACATAAGGGTCACCCTCCACTTAATGGGCGTTGA